From a region of the Alnus glutinosa chromosome 1, dhAlnGlut1.1, whole genome shotgun sequence genome:
- the LOC133858679 gene encoding ATP-dependent DNA helicase homolog RECG, chloroplastic-like isoform X3: MLGPDVTYRTVPLKVHPETIFAPVKSTNGVVSVLIDYDDLHDLVDNESAKKRSCMNLKGAKDEFDDSLAYKRFPSIILGSSPQVELYDETACCSELSRVLATQNCEGFLPNSIGAKLVQEGSRETGPSVSPVLLSVTPSPLKEDSYETLSFQPVALETIEKSNSSVTVKESSIKVGPESLLNSAPIELFLDRSINCIPGLSKRHCRQLENCGFHTVRDNLRELLYHFPRTYADLQNAQTAIDDRQYLICIGKILSSRGIRNSCSFSFLEVVVGCEIADNQSTSEHTVDDIDSKGKKTIYLHLKKFFHGTRFTFQPFLKSLEEKHKEGEIVCVSGKVGTMHTKDHFEMREYNIDALEDQKDLSFCAKEKPYLIYPSKGGLNPNFLRDIIARALRSLPVNIDPIPKDVTQGFGLLSLRNSYFLRSCKKRRLQFQELCLQNSPQKIAVAEPPLCTCGAGRMVLFMARTEKNYGRWFYRCPLWEDHRLSFLWVDEFYPEEVLTPVVEAVRQPHRRDTAARAKWWVLARYCRYTAAVGLFSFSVIVLFVAIIAK, encoded by the exons ATGTTGGGGCCCGATGTTACTTACCGGACTGTGCCATTGAAGGTCCATCCAGAGACGATATTCGCTCCTGTCAAGAGCACGAATGGGGTG GTATCTGTTCTGATAGATTATGATGATCTTCATGATTTAGTTGATAATGAAAGCGCTAAAAAGCGATCTTGTATGAATCTTAAAGGTGCAAAGGATGAATTTGACGACTCCTTAGCATATAAAAGGTTTCCATCCATCATTCTTGGTAGTTCTCCTCAGGTTGAATTGTATGATGAGACTGCATGTTGCTCTGAATTGAGTAGGGTTTTAGCTACCCAAAATTGTGAAGGATTTCTTCCTAATTCCATTGGTGCCAAGCTGGTTCAAGAGGGTTCTAGGGAAACAGGGCCTTCTGTGTCTCCTGTGCTTCTGAGTGTAACACCTTCCCCACTAAAAGAAGATTCTTATGAGACTTTATCTTTTCAGCCTGTTGCTTTAGAAACTatagaaaaatcaaattctTCAGTCACTGTAAAGGAATCTTCTATCAAAGTGGGGCCTGAATCACTGCTAAATTCTGCCCCCATTGAGTTATTTCTTGACAGATCTATCAATTGCATACCTGGATTAAGTAAGAGGCACTGTCGTCAGCTGGAAAATTGTGGCTTTCACACGGTGAGAGATAAT TTGCGGGAATTGCTATATCATTTTCCTCGAACTTATGCTGATTTACAGAATGCGCAGACTGCAATTGATGACAGACAATACCTGATTTGCATTGGGAAAATCTTATCTTCAAG GGGAATCAGAAATAGctgttctttttcatttcttgaGGTGGTTGTGGGCTGTGAGATTGCAGACAATCAATCAACTTCTGAGCATACAGTCGATGATATTGATAGTAAAGGAAAGAAGACAATTTATTTGCAtctgaagaaattttttcatgGTACTCGTTTTACATTTCAACCTTTTCTTAAAAGTCTTGAAGAGAAGCATAAAGAGGGAGAGATTGTTTGCGTTAGTGGTAAG GTGGGCACCATGCATACTAAGGATCACTTTGAAATGAGAGAGTACAATATTGATGCTCTTGAAGATCAAAAGGATTTATCTTTTTGTGCGAAAGAGAAGCCGTATCTCATATACCCTTCAAAAGGAGGCTTAAATCCAAACTTTCTTAGAGACATAATTGCAAG AGCCTTACGGTCCTTGCCTGTCAATATTGATCCTATACCGAAAGATGTGACTCAGGGCTTCGGACTATTAAGCCTTCGCAAT TCCTATTTCTTAAGAAGCTGCAAAAAGCGACGGTTGCAGTTCCAGGAATTGTGTCTGCAAAATTCCCCACAAAAG ATAGCTGTGGCAGAACCACCGTTATGCACATGCGGGGCTGGACGCATGGTCTTGTTTATGGCAAGGACGGAGAAGAACTATGGGCGATGGTTTTATAGGTGCCCGCTTTGGGAG GACCACCGACTCAGCTTTTTGTGGGTTGATGAATTCTACCCGGAAGAAGTACTCACTCCGGTGGTAGAAGCTGTGAGACAACCTCATAGGAGAGATACGGCGGCACGAGCAAAGTGGTGGGTGTTGGCTCGCTATTGCAGGTATACAGCTGCTGTAGGGCTGTTCTCGTTTAGTGTAATTGTGCTATTTGTTGCTATTATTGCGAAATAG
- the LOC133858679 gene encoding ATP-dependent DNA helicase homolog RECG, chloroplastic-like isoform X2 — MRFNKSLLSKVSKFCSRPKHELAGKLLEEVPRISGRSKILNKGDVCGSSGNRKIHDYGSRTVITPGSKGKGKDMLGPDVTYRTVPLKVHPETIFAPVKSTNGVVSVLIDYDDLHDLVDNESAKKRSCMNLKGAKDEFDDSLAYKRFPSIILGSSPQVELYDETACCSELSRVLATQNCEGFLPNSIGAKLVQEGSRETGPSVSPVLLSVTPSPLKEDSYETLSFQPVALETIEKSNSSVTVKESSIKVGPESLLNSAPIELFLDRSINCIPGLSKRHCRQLENCGFHTLRELLYHFPRTYADLQNAQTAIDDRQYLICIGKILSSRGIRNSCSFSFLEVVVGCEIADNQSTSEHTVDDIDSKGKKTIYLHLKKFFHGTRFTFQPFLKSLEEKHKEGEIVCVSGKVGTMHTKDHFEMREYNIDALEDQKDLSFCAKEKPYLIYPSKGGLNPNFLRDIIARALRSLPVNIDPIPKDVTQGFGLLSLRNSYFLRSCKKRRLQFQELCLQNSPQKIAVAEPPLCTCGAGRMVLFMARTEKNYGRWFYRCPLWEDHRLSFLWVDEFYPEEVLTPVVEAVRQPHRRDTAARAKWWVLARYCRYTAAVGLFSFSVIVLFVAIIAK; from the exons GTTTAATAAATCTCTCCTCTCTAAAGTATCAAAATTTTGTTCTCGACCAAAGCATGAATTAGCGGGAAAATTGTTGGAGGAAGTACCAAGAATCTCAGGCCGATCAAAAATTCTCAATAAG GGAGATGTCTGTGGATCTTCCGGGAACCGGAAAATTCACGACTACGGAAGTAGGACAGTTATCACCCCCGGGAGCAAGGGTAAAG GAAAGGACATGTTGGGGCCCGATGTTACTTACCGGACTGTGCCATTGAAGGTCCATCCAGAGACGATATTCGCTCCTGTCAAGAGCACGAATGGGGTG GTATCTGTTCTGATAGATTATGATGATCTTCATGATTTAGTTGATAATGAAAGCGCTAAAAAGCGATCTTGTATGAATCTTAAAGGTGCAAAGGATGAATTTGACGACTCCTTAGCATATAAAAGGTTTCCATCCATCATTCTTGGTAGTTCTCCTCAGGTTGAATTGTATGATGAGACTGCATGTTGCTCTGAATTGAGTAGGGTTTTAGCTACCCAAAATTGTGAAGGATTTCTTCCTAATTCCATTGGTGCCAAGCTGGTTCAAGAGGGTTCTAGGGAAACAGGGCCTTCTGTGTCTCCTGTGCTTCTGAGTGTAACACCTTCCCCACTAAAAGAAGATTCTTATGAGACTTTATCTTTTCAGCCTGTTGCTTTAGAAACTatagaaaaatcaaattctTCAGTCACTGTAAAGGAATCTTCTATCAAAGTGGGGCCTGAATCACTGCTAAATTCTGCCCCCATTGAGTTATTTCTTGACAGATCTATCAATTGCATACCTGGATTAAGTAAGAGGCACTGTCGTCAGCTGGAAAATTGTGGCTTTCACACG TTGCGGGAATTGCTATATCATTTTCCTCGAACTTATGCTGATTTACAGAATGCGCAGACTGCAATTGATGACAGACAATACCTGATTTGCATTGGGAAAATCTTATCTTCAAG GGGAATCAGAAATAGctgttctttttcatttcttgaGGTGGTTGTGGGCTGTGAGATTGCAGACAATCAATCAACTTCTGAGCATACAGTCGATGATATTGATAGTAAAGGAAAGAAGACAATTTATTTGCAtctgaagaaattttttcatgGTACTCGTTTTACATTTCAACCTTTTCTTAAAAGTCTTGAAGAGAAGCATAAAGAGGGAGAGATTGTTTGCGTTAGTGGTAAG GTGGGCACCATGCATACTAAGGATCACTTTGAAATGAGAGAGTACAATATTGATGCTCTTGAAGATCAAAAGGATTTATCTTTTTGTGCGAAAGAGAAGCCGTATCTCATATACCCTTCAAAAGGAGGCTTAAATCCAAACTTTCTTAGAGACATAATTGCAAG AGCCTTACGGTCCTTGCCTGTCAATATTGATCCTATACCGAAAGATGTGACTCAGGGCTTCGGACTATTAAGCCTTCGCAAT TCCTATTTCTTAAGAAGCTGCAAAAAGCGACGGTTGCAGTTCCAGGAATTGTGTCTGCAAAATTCCCCACAAAAG ATAGCTGTGGCAGAACCACCGTTATGCACATGCGGGGCTGGACGCATGGTCTTGTTTATGGCAAGGACGGAGAAGAACTATGGGCGATGGTTTTATAGGTGCCCGCTTTGGGAG GACCACCGACTCAGCTTTTTGTGGGTTGATGAATTCTACCCGGAAGAAGTACTCACTCCGGTGGTAGAAGCTGTGAGACAACCTCATAGGAGAGATACGGCGGCACGAGCAAAGTGGTGGGTGTTGGCTCGCTATTGCAGGTATACAGCTGCTGTAGGGCTGTTCTCGTTTAGTGTAATTGTGCTATTTGTTGCTATTATTGCGAAATAG
- the LOC133858679 gene encoding ATP-dependent DNA helicase homolog RECG, chloroplastic-like isoform X1, with protein sequence MRFNKSLLSKVSKFCSRPKHELAGKLLEEVPRISGRSKILNKGDVCGSSGNRKIHDYGSRTVITPGSKGKGKDMLGPDVTYRTVPLKVHPETIFAPVKSTNGVVSVLIDYDDLHDLVDNESAKKRSCMNLKGAKDEFDDSLAYKRFPSIILGSSPQVELYDETACCSELSRVLATQNCEGFLPNSIGAKLVQEGSRETGPSVSPVLLSVTPSPLKEDSYETLSFQPVALETIEKSNSSVTVKESSIKVGPESLLNSAPIELFLDRSINCIPGLSKRHCRQLENCGFHTVRDNLRELLYHFPRTYADLQNAQTAIDDRQYLICIGKILSSRGIRNSCSFSFLEVVVGCEIADNQSTSEHTVDDIDSKGKKTIYLHLKKFFHGTRFTFQPFLKSLEEKHKEGEIVCVSGKVGTMHTKDHFEMREYNIDALEDQKDLSFCAKEKPYLIYPSKGGLNPNFLRDIIARALRSLPVNIDPIPKDVTQGFGLLSLRNSYFLRSCKKRRLQFQELCLQNSPQKIAVAEPPLCTCGAGRMVLFMARTEKNYGRWFYRCPLWEDHRLSFLWVDEFYPEEVLTPVVEAVRQPHRRDTAARAKWWVLARYCRYTAAVGLFSFSVIVLFVAIIAK encoded by the exons GTTTAATAAATCTCTCCTCTCTAAAGTATCAAAATTTTGTTCTCGACCAAAGCATGAATTAGCGGGAAAATTGTTGGAGGAAGTACCAAGAATCTCAGGCCGATCAAAAATTCTCAATAAG GGAGATGTCTGTGGATCTTCCGGGAACCGGAAAATTCACGACTACGGAAGTAGGACAGTTATCACCCCCGGGAGCAAGGGTAAAG GAAAGGACATGTTGGGGCCCGATGTTACTTACCGGACTGTGCCATTGAAGGTCCATCCAGAGACGATATTCGCTCCTGTCAAGAGCACGAATGGGGTG GTATCTGTTCTGATAGATTATGATGATCTTCATGATTTAGTTGATAATGAAAGCGCTAAAAAGCGATCTTGTATGAATCTTAAAGGTGCAAAGGATGAATTTGACGACTCCTTAGCATATAAAAGGTTTCCATCCATCATTCTTGGTAGTTCTCCTCAGGTTGAATTGTATGATGAGACTGCATGTTGCTCTGAATTGAGTAGGGTTTTAGCTACCCAAAATTGTGAAGGATTTCTTCCTAATTCCATTGGTGCCAAGCTGGTTCAAGAGGGTTCTAGGGAAACAGGGCCTTCTGTGTCTCCTGTGCTTCTGAGTGTAACACCTTCCCCACTAAAAGAAGATTCTTATGAGACTTTATCTTTTCAGCCTGTTGCTTTAGAAACTatagaaaaatcaaattctTCAGTCACTGTAAAGGAATCTTCTATCAAAGTGGGGCCTGAATCACTGCTAAATTCTGCCCCCATTGAGTTATTTCTTGACAGATCTATCAATTGCATACCTGGATTAAGTAAGAGGCACTGTCGTCAGCTGGAAAATTGTGGCTTTCACACGGTGAGAGATAAT TTGCGGGAATTGCTATATCATTTTCCTCGAACTTATGCTGATTTACAGAATGCGCAGACTGCAATTGATGACAGACAATACCTGATTTGCATTGGGAAAATCTTATCTTCAAG GGGAATCAGAAATAGctgttctttttcatttcttgaGGTGGTTGTGGGCTGTGAGATTGCAGACAATCAATCAACTTCTGAGCATACAGTCGATGATATTGATAGTAAAGGAAAGAAGACAATTTATTTGCAtctgaagaaattttttcatgGTACTCGTTTTACATTTCAACCTTTTCTTAAAAGTCTTGAAGAGAAGCATAAAGAGGGAGAGATTGTTTGCGTTAGTGGTAAG GTGGGCACCATGCATACTAAGGATCACTTTGAAATGAGAGAGTACAATATTGATGCTCTTGAAGATCAAAAGGATTTATCTTTTTGTGCGAAAGAGAAGCCGTATCTCATATACCCTTCAAAAGGAGGCTTAAATCCAAACTTTCTTAGAGACATAATTGCAAG AGCCTTACGGTCCTTGCCTGTCAATATTGATCCTATACCGAAAGATGTGACTCAGGGCTTCGGACTATTAAGCCTTCGCAAT TCCTATTTCTTAAGAAGCTGCAAAAAGCGACGGTTGCAGTTCCAGGAATTGTGTCTGCAAAATTCCCCACAAAAG ATAGCTGTGGCAGAACCACCGTTATGCACATGCGGGGCTGGACGCATGGTCTTGTTTATGGCAAGGACGGAGAAGAACTATGGGCGATGGTTTTATAGGTGCCCGCTTTGGGAG GACCACCGACTCAGCTTTTTGTGGGTTGATGAATTCTACCCGGAAGAAGTACTCACTCCGGTGGTAGAAGCTGTGAGACAACCTCATAGGAGAGATACGGCGGCACGAGCAAAGTGGTGGGTGTTGGCTCGCTATTGCAGGTATACAGCTGCTGTAGGGCTGTTCTCGTTTAGTGTAATTGTGCTATTTGTTGCTATTATTGCGAAATAG